A genomic window from Silene latifolia isolate original U9 population chromosome 11, ASM4854445v1, whole genome shotgun sequence includes:
- the LOC141611219 gene encoding thioredoxin M3, chloroplastic-like: MASSTLIPLKSYSNCFDSFQQTKCIYQVGFGDREVIPTTALSLPSLHRRNHKGRLRASQPPTVISAHQSKSARVTWKSWDDLVLKNETPVLVEFYASWCGPCQMVHRVIDEIAEEYKGKLKCYVLNTDTDMAAAEEYDIRAVPVVLLFKNGKKHDYIAGTMPKDFYIAAIDRVLAS; this comes from the exons ATGGCTTCATCAACCTTAATCCCCCTCAAATCATATTCAAATTGTTTCGATAGCTTTCAGCAAACCAAATGCATTTACCAAGTTGGATTTGGAGATAGAGAAGTAATACCAACCACAGCCCTGTCTCTCCCTTCTCTGCACAGGCGAAATCACAAAGGGCGTCTCAGAGCATCTCAACCCCCTACAGTCATTAGTGCCCACCAATCCAAGT CTGCAAGAGTGACGTGGAAATCATGGGACGACCTGGTGCTCAAGAACGAGACTCCAGTCCTTGTCGAATTCTACGCTAGCTGGTGTGGGCCCTGCCAGATGGTTCACCGAGTGATTGATGAGATAGCCGAGGAATACAAGGGAAAACTGAAATGCTATGTTTTGAATACCGACACTGATATGGCAGCAGCAGAGGAATACGATATCAGAGCAGTTCCTGTCGTGCTGCTCTTCAAGAATGGTAAGAAGCATGATTATATCGCGGGAACAATGCCTAAGGACTTCTACATCGCTGCCATCGACAGGGTGCTCGCTTCTTAA
- the LOC141611220 gene encoding pseudouridine kinase, translating into MGREAKNKNGIPVVIGGMVLDIHSIASTPLSLKTTTPGKNEFIPGGVARNIAECLSKLGTKSFMISALGCDLPGDILLQQWKSTGLPVAGIQQGSNITTASVSNVFDTDGELIAGIASVESIEKHVTPQWIRQFTSNVYSAPLVMVDANLTPEALQASCQMAADLDVPVWFEPVSVAKSKRIASIASHITFASPNEHELIAMANALTREDSFYPIQKDKTGASIEALFKELKPAILVLLQKGIKYVLVTLGPDGAILCSQSGPSCLRECLKNTCFDGKKELFDMVSSRCPAEEYSYSTPYKGGSQLLVIHFPALPALVGRVSGAGDCLVGGVIASLCSGLNIMQSVSVGIASAKAAIEVKYNVPEKYDLADIAANAGNVYNAAKILFLESRL; encoded by the exons ATGGGGAGAGAAGCGAAGAATAAAAATGGAATACCAGTGGTGATAGGAGGCATGGTGTTGGACATTCATTCTATTGCTTCCACTCCTCTTTCTTTAAAAACTACTACTCCTGGAAAG AATGAGTTTATTCCTGGAGGTGTGGCAAGAAATATTGCAGAGTGCCTGTCCAAACTTGGTACTAAATCTTTCATGATCAGTGCTTTGGGATGCGACTTGCCAG GAGATATACTGTTACAACAGTGGAAATCTACTGGCCTACCAGTAGCAG GTATTCAACAGGGCTCAAATATCACAACGGCTTCTGTGAGCAATGTATTTGACACTGATGGAGAGTTGATCGCAGGTATTGCTAGCGTGGAATCAATT GAGAAACATGTTACTCCTCAGTGGATTCGGCAGTTTACATCTAATGTATACTCTGCGCCCTTGGTGATGGTTGATGCTAATTTAACCCCTGAAGCCCTGCAAGCTTCGTGCCAAA TGGCAGCTGATTTGGATGTTCCTGTGTGGTTTGAGCCTGTTTCAGTTGCAAAATCTAAAAGAATCGCCTCAATTGCCAGCCAT ATAACTTTTGCTTCTCCCAATGAACATGAACTTATTGCAATGGCAAATGCTTTGACTCGTGAAGATTCCTTTTACCCGATTCAGAAAGACAAAACAGGCGCTTCAATTGAAGCATTGTTCAAAGAGCTGAAACCAGCAATCTTAGTCTTGTTGCAAAAAGGTATCAAATACGTTTTAGTGACGCTTGGGCCTGATGGGGCGATCCTATGCTCTCAAAGCGGGCCGTCTTGTTTAAGAGAATGCTTAAAAAACACATGTTTTGATGGAAAGAAAGAGCTCTTTGACATGGTTAGCAGTAGGTGTCCTGCAGAAGAATATTCGTACTCCACGCCATACAAAGGGGGCTCTCAACTTTTGGTAATACATTTCCCTGCACTTCCCGCGTTGGTTGGAAGAGTCAGTGGTGCTGGAGATTGTTTAGTTGGTGGGGTGATTGCATCTTTGTGTTCTGGTTTAAACATTATGCAGAGTGTATCGGTTGGTATTGCTTCAGCAAAGGCCGCCATTGAGGTGAAGTACAATGTCCCTGAAAAATATGATTTGGCCGATATTGCAG CCAACGCGGGAAATGTGTACAATGCTGCCAAAATCTTATTTTTGGAATCCAGATTATGA